The Streptomyces sp. NBC_01689 genome includes a window with the following:
- a CDS encoding ABC transporter permease — protein MTVLKTSMRNFFAHKGRMALSAVAVLLSVAFVCGTLVFTDTMNTTFDKLFAATSSDVTVSPKAAKSDGTPQNGRPESLPASALTRTAKADGVKYAEGAVSSMNVTVVNSANKNMGSSTGAPTIAGNWTRNDLRSMEITTGHAPRGPTETMVDADTAGKHHLKLGDELRTIAVTGDFKARIVGIATFKVTNPGAAVVYFDTATAQRELLGTTGRFTQINVSAASGVTDAQLKRNVTATLAADTTARTPYKVQTQKENADENRSGVGSFMNVIKYAMLGFAGIAFLVGIFLIINTFSMLVAQRTREIGLMRAIGSSRKQVNRSVLIEATLLGVFGSVLGVGAGVGLAVGLMKLMSAAGMDLSTRDLTVKATTPVIGLLLGVVVTVLAAYLPARRAGKVSPMAALRDAGTPADGRAGLVRGIIGLVLTGAGAFALFTAAGADKASDGSLVLGAGVVLTLIGFVIIGPLLAGGVVRVISAVLLRFFGPVGRMAERNALRNPRRTGATGAALMIGLALVACLSVVGSSMVASATDELDRTVGTDFIVQGNQRIVPQAAKAIESTPGLTHVTHYRDIEAKLVAPDGSSDSDGVTAADPTYAQDLHRKTTAGDLTAAYGKDSMSVGSDFAAKHHVAVGDTLTVAFKGGSTAKLRIAAITDDDVAIDQGARYVSTETMRKYLPADRIPPDQIMFATAKAGQEKTAYAALKKALAGYPQYEVRDQTDYKQELKDQIGQLLNMVYGLLALAIVVAVLGVVNTLALSVVERTREIGLMRAIGLSRRQLRRMIRLESVVIALFGALLGLGLGMAWGATAQKLLALEGLKVLEIPWGTIGAVFVGSAFVGLFAALIPAFRAGRMNVLNAIASD, from the coding sequence ATGACCGTCCTGAAGACCTCGATGCGCAACTTCTTCGCGCACAAGGGGCGGATGGCGCTCTCCGCCGTCGCGGTCCTGCTGTCCGTCGCCTTCGTCTGCGGCACGCTGGTGTTCACCGACACCATGAACACGACCTTCGACAAGCTGTTCGCCGCGACCTCCTCCGACGTGACGGTCTCGCCGAAGGCCGCCAAGTCCGACGGCACCCCCCAGAACGGCCGGCCGGAGTCGCTCCCCGCCTCCGCGCTGACCCGCACCGCGAAGGCCGACGGCGTCAAGTACGCCGAGGGCGCGGTCAGTTCCATGAACGTGACCGTCGTGAACAGCGCGAACAAGAACATGGGCTCCAGCACCGGCGCCCCGACCATCGCGGGCAACTGGACACGCAACGACCTGCGTTCGATGGAGATCACCACCGGTCACGCCCCGCGCGGGCCGACCGAGACCATGGTCGACGCCGACACCGCGGGGAAGCACCACCTCAAGCTCGGTGACGAACTGCGCACCATCGCCGTCACCGGGGACTTCAAGGCCCGGATCGTCGGCATCGCCACCTTCAAGGTGACCAACCCCGGTGCCGCCGTCGTCTATTTCGACACCGCCACCGCACAGCGCGAACTGCTCGGCACCACCGGCCGGTTCACCCAGATCAACGTCTCGGCCGCGAGCGGCGTCACCGACGCGCAGCTCAAGCGGAACGTCACCGCCACGCTCGCCGCGGACACCACCGCCCGGACGCCGTACAAGGTGCAGACGCAGAAGGAGAACGCGGACGAGAACCGCTCCGGTGTCGGCTCCTTCATGAACGTCATCAAGTACGCCATGCTCGGCTTCGCCGGCATCGCCTTCCTGGTCGGCATCTTCCTGATCATCAACACCTTCTCGATGCTGGTCGCCCAGCGCACCCGCGAGATCGGCCTGATGCGGGCCATCGGCTCCTCCCGCAAGCAGGTCAACCGGTCCGTGCTCATCGAGGCGACCCTGCTCGGGGTCTTCGGCTCGGTCCTCGGCGTCGGCGCCGGTGTCGGCCTCGCGGTCGGCCTGATGAAGCTCATGTCGGCGGCGGGCATGGACCTGTCCACCCGCGACCTGACCGTGAAGGCGACCACCCCGGTCATCGGACTCCTCCTCGGAGTCGTCGTCACCGTCCTCGCCGCCTATCTGCCCGCCCGCCGGGCGGGCAAGGTCTCCCCGATGGCCGCGCTGCGCGACGCCGGGACCCCCGCCGACGGCCGGGCCGGTCTCGTCCGCGGCATCATCGGCCTGGTCCTCACCGGCGCCGGAGCCTTCGCGCTCTTCACGGCGGCCGGCGCGGACAAGGCGAGCGACGGTTCACTGGTCCTTGGCGCCGGTGTGGTCCTGACCCTGATCGGGTTCGTCATCATCGGCCCGCTGCTCGCCGGGGGTGTGGTCCGGGTCATCAGCGCGGTGCTGCTGCGCTTCTTCGGCCCGGTCGGCCGGATGGCGGAGCGCAACGCCCTGCGCAACCCGCGCCGTACCGGTGCCACCGGCGCGGCCCTCATGATCGGCCTCGCGCTGGTCGCCTGCCTCTCCGTCGTCGGCTCCTCGATGGTCGCCTCCGCGACCGACGAACTCGACCGGACGGTCGGCACCGACTTCATCGTCCAGGGCAACCAGCGGATCGTCCCGCAGGCGGCGAAGGCCATCGAGTCCACGCCCGGTCTGACGCACGTCACCCACTACCGGGACATCGAGGCGAAGCTCGTCGCCCCGGACGGCTCCTCGGACAGCGACGGCGTCACCGCCGCCGACCCCACCTACGCGCAGGACCTGCACCGCAAGACGACGGCCGGTGACCTGACCGCCGCCTACGGCAAGGACTCCATGTCCGTCGGGTCCGACTTCGCCGCCAAGCACCATGTCGCGGTCGGGGACACCCTGACCGTCGCCTTCAAGGGCGGCAGCACGGCGAAGCTCAGGATCGCCGCGATCACCGACGACGACGTGGCCATCGACCAGGGCGCGCGCTACGTCAGCACCGAGACCATGCGCAAGTACCTCCCGGCCGACCGGATCCCGCCGGACCAGATCATGTTCGCCACCGCCAAGGCCGGCCAGGAGAAGACCGCCTACGCCGCCCTCAAGAAGGCGCTGGCCGGCTACCCGCAGTACGAGGTCCGTGACCAGACCGACTACAAGCAGGAACTGAAGGACCAGATCGGCCAACTCCTGAACATGGTCTACGGCCTGCTCGCCCTCGCGATCGTGGTGGCGGTCCTCGGGGTGGTCAACACGCTGGCCCTGTCGGTGGTGGAGCGGACGCGCGAGATCGGCCTGATGCGGGCCATCGGTCTCTCCCGTCGCCAGCTGCGCCGCATGATCCGGCTGGAGTCGGTCGTCATCGCGCTCTTCGGAGCCCTGCTCGGCCTCGGACTGGGCATGGCCTGGGGCGCCACCGCCCAGAAGCTGCTGGCCCTGGAGGGGCTGAAGGTCCTGGAGATCCCCTGGGGCACCATCGGCGCGGTCTTCGTCGGCTCGGCGTTCGTGGGCCTGTTCGCCGCCCTGATCCCGGCGTTCCGGGCGGGCCGGATGAACGTGCTGAACGCGATCGCGAGCGACTGA
- the mfd gene encoding transcription-repair coupling factor produces the protein MSLHGLLDAVVKDAALAEAVKAATGEIRMHVDLVGPPAARPFAVAALARETGRTVLAVTATGREAEDLAAALRSLLPPDSVADYPSWETLPHERLSPRSDTVGRRLAVLRRLAHPRPDDPETGPVSVVVAPVRSVLQPQVKGLGDLEPVALRTGQSADLGAVVEALAAAAYSRVELVEKRGEFAVRGGILDVFPPTEEHPLRVEFWGDDVEEIRYFKVADQRSLEVADHGLWAPPCRELLLTDDVRQRAARLAEDHPELGELLGKIAEGIAVEGMESLAPVLVDDMELLLDVLPEGSMAVVCDPERVRTRAADLVATSQEFLQASWAATAGGGEAPIDVDAASLWSIADVRDRARELDMMWWSVSPFAADESFTESSGTAGDADTLKLGMHAPETYRGDTARALADTKGWLAEGWRTVYVTEAHGPAARTVEVLGGEGIAARLETDLADIGPSVVHVSCGSIDYGFVDPALKLAVLTETDLSGQKAAGKDGARMPARRRKTIDPLTLEAGDYIVHEQHGVGRYIEMVQRTVQGATREYLVVEYAPAKRGQPGDRLYIPTDQLEQITKYVGGEAPTLHRLGGADWTKTKARAKKAVKEIAADLIKLYSARMAAPGHAFGSDTPWQRELEDAFPYAETPDQLTTIAEVKEDMEKTVPMDRLVCGDVGYGKTEIAVRAAFKAVQDGKQVAVLVPTTLLVQQHFGTFSERYSQFPVNVRALSRFQTDTEAKAVLEGLREGSVDVVIGTHRLFSSETKFKDLGLVIVDEEQRFGVEHKEQLKKLRANVDVLTMSATPIPRTLEMAVTGIREMSTITTPPEERHPVLTFVGPYEEKQIGAAIRRELLREGQVFYIHNRVESIDRAAARLREIVPEARIATAHGQMSEQALEQVVVDFWEKRFDVLVSTTIVESGIDISNANTLIVERGDNFGLSQLHQLRGRVGRGRERGYAYFLYPPEKPLTETAHERLATIAQHTEMGAGMYVAMKDLEIRGAGNLLGGEQSGHIAGVGFDLYVRMVGEAVADYRASLEGGVEEEPPLEVKIELPVDAHVPHDYAPGERLRLQAYRAIASANTEEDVKSVREELVDRYGKLPEPVENLLLVAGLRMLARACGVGEVVLQGTNIRFAPAELRESQELRLQRLYPGTVIKPAAHQLLVPRPKTAKVGGKPLVGRELLGWTGEFLATVLGS, from the coding sequence ATGAGCCTGCACGGTCTGCTCGACGCCGTCGTCAAGGACGCCGCTCTCGCGGAAGCGGTGAAGGCCGCGACCGGCGAGATCCGGATGCACGTCGACCTGGTGGGACCGCCCGCCGCCCGCCCCTTCGCGGTGGCCGCGCTCGCCCGCGAGACCGGCCGGACCGTACTGGCGGTCACGGCCACGGGACGCGAGGCCGAGGACCTTGCCGCCGCGCTCAGATCGCTCCTGCCCCCCGACTCGGTCGCGGACTACCCCTCCTGGGAGACCCTCCCCCACGAGCGCCTCTCCCCCCGCTCCGACACAGTCGGCCGCCGCCTCGCCGTCCTGCGGCGCCTCGCCCACCCGCGCCCCGACGACCCCGAGACCGGCCCGGTCTCCGTCGTCGTCGCCCCCGTCCGCTCCGTGCTCCAGCCACAGGTCAAGGGCCTCGGAGACCTGGAACCGGTCGCGCTGCGCACCGGCCAGAGCGCCGACCTCGGCGCCGTCGTCGAAGCGCTCGCCGCAGCCGCCTACTCCCGGGTCGAACTGGTCGAGAAGCGTGGCGAGTTCGCGGTCCGCGGCGGCATCCTCGACGTCTTCCCGCCCACCGAGGAGCACCCGCTCCGGGTGGAGTTCTGGGGCGACGACGTCGAGGAGATCCGCTACTTCAAGGTCGCCGACCAGCGCTCCCTGGAGGTCGCCGACCACGGACTGTGGGCGCCCCCCTGCCGTGAACTGCTGCTCACCGACGACGTACGGCAGCGGGCCGCCCGGCTCGCCGAGGACCACCCCGAACTGGGCGAACTGCTCGGCAAGATCGCCGAGGGCATCGCCGTCGAGGGCATGGAGTCGCTGGCCCCGGTCCTGGTCGACGACATGGAGCTGCTGCTCGACGTGCTGCCCGAGGGCTCCATGGCCGTGGTGTGCGACCCGGAGCGGGTACGGACCCGGGCCGCGGACCTGGTGGCGACCTCGCAGGAGTTCCTCCAGGCGTCCTGGGCCGCGACCGCGGGCGGCGGCGAGGCCCCCATCGACGTGGACGCGGCCTCCCTGTGGTCCATCGCGGACGTCCGTGACCGGGCCCGTGAGCTGGACATGATGTGGTGGTCGGTGTCACCGTTCGCGGCCGACGAGTCGTTCACCGAGAGCTCCGGCACAGCGGGCGACGCCGACACCCTCAAGCTCGGCATGCACGCCCCCGAGACCTACCGCGGCGACACCGCCCGCGCCCTCGCCGACACCAAGGGCTGGCTCGCCGAGGGCTGGCGCACGGTGTACGTCACCGAGGCGCACGGCCCCGCCGCCCGGACCGTCGAGGTGCTCGGCGGTGAGGGCATCGCGGCCCGTCTGGAGACCGACCTGGCGGACATCGGCCCGTCCGTCGTGCACGTCTCCTGCGGCTCGATCGACTACGGCTTCGTGGACCCGGCGCTCAAGCTCGCCGTCCTCACCGAGACCGACCTCTCCGGCCAGAAGGCGGCCGGCAAGGACGGCGCGCGCATGCCCGCCCGCCGCCGCAAGACCATCGACCCGCTCACCCTCGAAGCCGGCGACTACATCGTGCACGAGCAGCACGGCGTCGGCCGCTACATCGAGATGGTCCAGCGGACCGTGCAGGGCGCGACCCGCGAGTACCTGGTCGTCGAGTACGCCCCGGCCAAGCGCGGCCAGCCCGGCGACCGCCTCTACATCCCGACCGACCAGCTGGAACAGATCACCAAGTACGTCGGGGGCGAGGCACCGACCCTGCACCGCCTCGGCGGCGCCGACTGGACGAAGACCAAGGCCCGCGCGAAGAAGGCGGTCAAGGAGATCGCCGCGGACCTGATCAAGCTGTACAGCGCGCGCATGGCGGCCCCCGGGCACGCTTTCGGCTCCGACACGCCCTGGCAGCGCGAGCTGGAGGACGCCTTCCCGTACGCGGAGACCCCCGACCAGCTCACGACCATCGCCGAGGTCAAGGAGGACATGGAGAAGACGGTCCCGATGGACCGCCTGGTCTGCGGCGACGTGGGGTACGGCAAGACGGAGATCGCCGTCCGCGCGGCCTTCAAGGCGGTGCAGGACGGCAAGCAGGTCGCCGTGCTCGTCCCGACGACGCTCCTCGTGCAGCAGCACTTCGGCACCTTCAGCGAGCGCTACTCGCAGTTCCCGGTGAACGTCCGGGCGCTGTCGCGCTTCCAGACGGACACGGAGGCCAAGGCGGTCCTGGAGGGGCTGCGCGAGGGCTCGGTGGACGTCGTCATCGGCACCCACCGCCTGTTCTCCTCGGAGACGAAGTTCAAGGACCTGGGCCTGGTCATCGTCGACGAGGAACAGCGGTTCGGCGTCGAGCACAAGGAGCAGCTGAAGAAGCTGCGCGCCAACGTCGACGTCCTGACGATGTCGGCGACCCCGATCCCGCGCACCCTGGAGATGGCGGTCACGGGCATCCGCGAGATGTCCACGATCACCACCCCGCCGGAGGAACGGCACCCGGTGCTGACCTTCGTCGGCCCCTACGAGGAGAAGCAGATCGGCGCCGCGATCCGGCGCGAACTGCTGCGCGAGGGCCAGGTCTTCTACATCCACAACCGCGTCGAGTCCATCGACCGCGCGGCCGCCCGGCTGCGGGAGATCGTGCCCGAGGCGCGCATCGCGACGGCCCACGGCCAGATGTCGGAACAGGCCCTGGAGCAGGTCGTCGTCGACTTCTGGGAGAAGAGGTTCGACGTGCTCGTCTCGACGACGATCGTCGAGTCCGGCATCGACATCTCCAACGCCAACACGCTGATCGTGGAGCGCGGCGACAACTTCGGCCTCTCGCAGCTGCACCAGCTGCGCGGCCGGGTCGGGCGAGGCCGGGAGCGCGGCTACGCGTACTTCCTCTACCCGCCGGAGAAGCCCCTCACGGAGACGGCGCACGAGCGGCTCGCGACCATCGCCCAGCACACCGAGATGGGCGCGGGCATGTACGTCGCGATGAAGGACCTGGAGATCCGCGGCGCCGGAAACCTGCTCGGCGGCGAGCAGTCCGGCCACATCGCCGGCGTCGGCTTCGATCTGTACGTCCGCATGGTCGGTGAGGCGGTCGCCGACTACCGGGCCTCGCTGGAGGGCGGTGTGGAGGAGGAGCCGCCGCTGGAGGTCAAGATCGAACTGCCGGTCGACGCCCACGTCCCGCACGACTACGCGCCGGGCGAGCGGCTGCGGCTGCAGGCCTACCGCGCGATCGCCTCCGCCAACACGGAGGAGGACGTGAAGTCCGTGCGGGAGGAACTCGTCGACCGCTACGGCAAGTTGCCCGAGCCGGTGGAGAACCTGCTGCTGGTCGCCGGACTGCGGATGCTCGCGCGGGCGTGCGGGGTCGGCGAGGTCGTGCTCCAGGGCACCAACATCCGCTTCGCGCCGGCGGAGCTGCGGGAGTCGCAGGAGCTGCGCCTGCAGCGGCTGTACCCCGGCACGGTCATCAAGCCGGCCGCCCACCAGCTCCTGGTCCCCCGCCCGAAGACCGCGAAGGTGGGCGGGAAGCCGCTGGTCGGGCGGGAGTTGCTGGGGTGGACCGGGGAGTTCCTGGCGACGGTGCTCGGGTCGTAG
- a CDS encoding TetR/AcrR family transcriptional regulator, giving the protein METTTPRPYHHGDLRRAILSAALDVIATAGPSALSLRDLARRAGVSHAAPAHHFKDRTGLLTAIAAEGHGLLAASLTEAADLREAGVRYVRFAREHPAHFQVMFAPELLRADDVELTTARALTADSLRRAVAARRPGPDADPGLAGVAAWSLAHGFATLLLSHNLDGPLDGQDPEETFRTLTGMLFAPPPA; this is encoded by the coding sequence ATGGAGACCACGACCCCCCGCCCGTACCACCACGGCGACCTGCGGCGCGCCATCCTGAGCGCCGCCCTGGACGTCATCGCGACGGCGGGTCCGTCCGCGCTCAGCCTGCGTGACCTGGCCCGCAGGGCGGGTGTCTCGCACGCGGCACCGGCCCACCACTTCAAGGACCGCACGGGCCTGCTCACGGCGATCGCGGCCGAGGGGCACGGACTGCTGGCCGCCTCGCTCACCGAGGCCGCGGACCTGCGGGAGGCGGGTGTCCGCTACGTGCGGTTCGCGCGCGAGCACCCGGCGCACTTCCAGGTGATGTTCGCCCCGGAGCTCCTGCGGGCGGACGACGTGGAGCTCACCACCGCCAGGGCCCTGACGGCCGACAGCCTGCGCCGCGCCGTCGCCGCCCGGCGCCCGGGTCCGGACGCCGACCCCGGTCTCGCCGGAGTCGCCGCCTGGTCCCTGGCCCACGGCTTCGCGACCCTGCTCCTCAGCCACAACCTGGACGGTCCGCTCGACGGCCAGGACCCCGAGGAGACCTTCCGCACCCTGACCGGAATGCTGTTCGCGCCACCGCCCGCGTGA
- a CDS encoding SCO6745 family protein, producing the protein MTWSGEGAGGGAEKAAAGREAVRGGDEADPAEVRRLWHLLEPLHAVLYYAPQVFEEAAALGYGTDERWPSYFPFRAAPLGAAGGERVASAFYSFSPRMVAAHIDRAWTVADPVDVLRARERGMDRAYRAIFGDRVTSPELVESAALLRRVAEAANTAGRPLAAANAELPWPEAPHLQLWHAATIVREHRGDGHLAALLVAGLDPVEALVSFAAVGAASVERFGSRGWSAEEWRAASERLSVRGLLTESGTVTPAGRGLRAEVERRTDELAAAPWGILAAADRARLVELLGEFWVAVLGSGLLPAESTLGIGRV; encoded by the coding sequence ATGACGTGGAGCGGCGAGGGAGCCGGTGGCGGGGCGGAGAAGGCCGCGGCCGGGCGGGAAGCGGTCCGGGGCGGTGACGAGGCCGATCCCGCCGAGGTGCGCCGGCTGTGGCATCTGCTGGAGCCCCTGCACGCGGTGCTCTACTACGCGCCGCAGGTCTTCGAAGAGGCGGCCGCGCTCGGTTACGGGACGGACGAGCGCTGGCCGTCGTACTTCCCGTTCCGTGCCGCGCCCCTGGGAGCGGCCGGTGGTGAGCGGGTGGCCTCCGCCTTCTACAGCTTCAGTCCGCGCATGGTCGCCGCGCACATCGACCGCGCCTGGACCGTGGCGGATCCGGTGGACGTGCTGAGAGCGAGGGAGCGGGGCATGGACCGTGCGTACCGCGCGATATTCGGCGACCGGGTCACGAGCCCCGAACTCGTCGAGTCCGCCGCCCTGTTGCGTCGCGTCGCCGAAGCCGCGAACACGGCGGGCCGTCCCCTGGCCGCCGCGAACGCGGAGCTGCCCTGGCCCGAGGCGCCGCACCTCCAGCTGTGGCACGCGGCGACGATCGTGCGCGAGCACCGCGGTGACGGGCACCTCGCGGCGCTGCTGGTCGCCGGGCTCGACCCCGTCGAGGCCCTGGTCTCGTTCGCGGCGGTCGGTGCGGCCTCCGTGGAGCGCTTCGGCAGCCGTGGCTGGAGCGCCGAGGAGTGGCGCGCGGCAAGCGAACGGCTGTCCGTGCGCGGCCTGCTGACGGAGTCGGGAACGGTCACGCCCGCCGGACGCGGACTCCGCGCCGAGGTCGAGCGGCGCACGGACGAACTCGCCGCCGCCCCTTGGGGGATCCTCGCCGCGGCCGACCGTGCCCGTCTCGTCGAACTGCTCGGAGAGTTCTGGGTCGCGGTGCTGGGCTCGGGCCTGCTGCCCGCGGAGTCGACCCTCGGTATCGGCCGGGTGTGA
- a CDS encoding antitoxin, whose product MGIFDRFKDHARSKGKGMSDNAERDVNKRTGDKYTGQADDAQQRIEGATGLGGDRPERPDRPDQR is encoded by the coding sequence ATGGGCATCTTCGACAGGTTCAAGGACCATGCGAGGTCCAAGGGCAAGGGCATGTCCGACAACGCCGAACGGGACGTCAACAAGAGGACGGGCGACAAGTACACCGGTCAGGCCGACGACGCCCAGCAGCGGATCGAGGGCGCGACGGGCCTGGGCGGTGACCGACCCGAACGTCCCGACCGACCGGACCAGCGGTAG
- a CDS encoding HNH endonuclease family protein has protein sequence MVRRRGGAAVAALMVFAVGAGVSGCKEDMGGAAGPTGSGAGGGAALSAVDSLTVKGRAPKTGYSRERFGTAWADTDSNKCDTRDDILKRDLKDVKYTGGSCRVASGTLDPDPYSGKHVTYKRGRSLVDIDHLVALSDAWQKGAKYWDGSKRIALANDPLNLLSVDASTNRSKGDGDTATWLPPDKTYRCTYVAAQVAVKKKYGLWVTGAEKAAMKKVLSGCPGQKLPEGGNPTQAPKRFHAN, from the coding sequence GTGGTGCGTCGGAGGGGTGGGGCGGCCGTGGCCGCGCTGATGGTGTTCGCCGTCGGTGCCGGAGTCAGCGGCTGCAAGGAGGACATGGGCGGGGCGGCGGGGCCGACGGGTTCCGGGGCCGGCGGCGGTGCCGCGCTCAGCGCGGTGGACTCGCTGACCGTCAAGGGGCGTGCGCCCAAGACGGGGTACAGCAGGGAGAGGTTCGGCACGGCCTGGGCCGACACCGACTCGAACAAGTGCGACACCCGCGACGACATCCTCAAACGGGACCTCAAGGACGTGAAGTACACCGGCGGCAGCTGCCGCGTGGCGTCCGGCACGCTCGACCCCGACCCGTACTCCGGCAAGCACGTGACGTACAAGCGGGGCCGCAGTCTGGTGGACATCGACCACCTCGTCGCGCTGTCGGACGCCTGGCAGAAGGGCGCCAAGTACTGGGACGGCAGCAAGCGGATAGCCCTGGCCAACGATCCGCTCAACCTGCTGTCCGTCGACGCGAGCACCAACCGCAGCAAGGGTGACGGTGACACCGCGACCTGGCTCCCGCCCGACAAGACGTACCGCTGCACGTACGTGGCGGCGCAGGTGGCCGTGAAGAAGAAGTACGGGCTGTGGGTGACCGGTGCGGAGAAGGCCGCGATGAAGAAGGTGCTCTCCGGCTGCCCCGGCCAGAAGCTCCCCGAGGGCGGCAATCCGACCCAGGCGCCGAAGCGGTTCCACGCGAACTGA
- a CDS encoding insulinase family protein, with amino-acid sequence MSQALHHTEVDGIPTLFAYATGPMRAGLVFRVGVADETLARSGITHLVEHLALHRQGLADHHFNGATKGAFTHFHAEGAEHEIVAYLEGVCASLTDLPMERLETEKEILRTEEARREPGQLPLWRYGAQGYGLVSYPEWGVRDLRPDDLRHWAGTWFTRDNAVLWIAGERLPAGLSLKLPAGRRHAMPAVTSALPTTPAYFSDGKGGVLLDSVVADSTAARLYAGVLERELSRALRQEGGYSYTAATDYTSRRDGFAVVTAFADALPAKQDAVLGGFVDVLAALRAGRIAQGDLDAVRARADASLTAHDAAVRRLPGAAEDLLAHRPPRGFDELRSELWAVTPGHLYGVALEAAGTALLQAPAGHDADWAGYTAAPTGSSYAATGTTFASRHKGGPSLIVGSEGVSVTTGDRTATVLHRACAAVLNWPDGGRRFIGLDGLSVEVEPGLYGVDAHTMATVDAAVHPSAVVRLPPRQPRPGTDGGEGTGAQARGKAPVRRTGGQTALLVVFGLLAGLWSLPALAYTVFGFSDPETSLGEWAAVTVFLWGIGALLAWPAVRVLRNTRRG; translated from the coding sequence ATGAGCCAGGCCCTGCACCACACCGAGGTCGACGGCATACCGACCCTCTTCGCGTACGCCACCGGGCCGATGCGCGCCGGACTGGTCTTCCGCGTCGGAGTCGCCGACGAGACCCTCGCCCGGTCCGGCATCACCCACCTCGTCGAGCATCTGGCCCTGCACCGCCAGGGACTCGCCGACCACCACTTCAACGGCGCGACCAAGGGCGCGTTCACCCACTTCCACGCGGAGGGCGCGGAGCACGAGATCGTCGCCTACCTGGAGGGCGTGTGCGCCTCCCTGACCGACCTGCCCATGGAGCGGCTGGAGACCGAGAAGGAGATCCTGCGCACCGAGGAGGCGCGCCGGGAACCCGGCCAACTGCCGCTGTGGCGCTACGGGGCGCAGGGGTACGGGCTGGTCAGCTACCCGGAATGGGGCGTGCGGGATCTGCGCCCGGACGACTTGCGGCACTGGGCGGGGACCTGGTTCACCCGGGACAACGCCGTGCTGTGGATCGCGGGCGAACGCCTGCCGGCCGGGCTCTCGCTCAAGCTGCCCGCCGGCCGGCGCCACGCGATGCCCGCCGTCACCTCGGCCCTGCCCACCACCCCCGCCTATTTCTCGGACGGCAAGGGCGGTGTCCTGCTGGACAGCGTGGTGGCCGATTCCACCGCGGCCCGGCTGTACGCGGGCGTGCTGGAGCGGGAGTTGTCCCGGGCGCTGCGGCAGGAGGGCGGCTACTCGTACACGGCCGCCACCGACTACACGTCACGACGGGACGGCTTCGCGGTCGTCACCGCCTTCGCGGACGCGCTGCCCGCGAAACAGGACGCGGTGCTGGGCGGTTTCGTGGACGTCCTCGCGGCGCTGCGGGCCGGCCGGATCGCGCAGGGCGACCTGGACGCCGTACGGGCCCGCGCCGACGCCTCGCTGACCGCGCACGACGCGGCGGTCCGGCGGCTGCCCGGCGCCGCGGAGGACCTTCTCGCGCACCGTCCGCCGCGCGGGTTCGACGAGCTGCGGTCCGAACTGTGGGCCGTCACCCCGGGGCATCTGTACGGGGTGGCGCTGGAGGCCGCCGGGACCGCCCTGTTGCAGGCGCCCGCGGGTCATGACGCCGACTGGGCCGGGTACACGGCGGCGCCGACGGGCTCGTCGTACGCGGCCACGGGGACCACGTTCGCCTCTCGGCACAAGGGCGGTCCGTCGCTGATCGTGGGGAGCGAGGGCGTCAGCGTGACGACGGGCGACCGGACGGCCACCGTGCTCCACCGCGCGTGCGCCGCCGTGCTCAACTGGCCCGACGGCGGACGCCGGTTCATCGGTCTCGACGGGCTGTCCGTGGAGGTGGAGCCGGGGCTGTACGGCGTCGACGCGCACACGATGGCGACCGTCGACGCCGCGGTGCACCCGAGCGCGGTGGTCCGGCTGCCGCCCCGGCAGCCGCGACCGGGGACGGACGGGGGCGAAGGGACCGGTGCGCAGGCGCGCGGCAAGGCACCGGTCCGGCGCACCGGCGGGCAGACCGCGCTGCTGGTCGTCTTCGGTCTCCTCGCGGGGCTGTGGTCCCTGCCGGCCCTCGCGTACACCGTTTTCGGCTTCTCCGACCCGGAGACCTCCCTCGGCGAATGGGCGGCGGTCACCGTCTTCCTCTGGGGGATCGGCGCGCTGCTGGCCTGGCCCGCCGTACGGGTCCTGCGGAACACCCGGCGCGGCTGA